The DNA region AGTATGACAATTGAAGCTAATTGCCTCTTTTCTGCTGTTCTTCCTGGCGGCGTCGCCTCTTCGTGATGTACAGAGATCCGGGCGAGATTAAATCAAATCGACGCTGGCGACGTCATATGAGCCGTTTCAACTTCTCGACGAAGGCTTGACGTCTTTAACTGCGTCTTTGACAAGCTCCGGCGTGGCCCACGCCTCGTAGAAGTTGGTGTGTAGGCTGTTAGCCGCGTGCCACAGCCTGGCCAACTCGGCATCTCCAGTCTCTCCCTCAGCTTGGTGACGAAGCGCCACAAATCGCCGTGGCTCTTCAGCTCTTCGCCTCTCTTAGACGCCACTGCGTCCACTATCTGGGCGGCGGCCCCCCACGCCTTCTCAGAGGCTTGAACGTATCCGCCTTTTTGTGTCAGTTGTTCGGCTTCGCGGAGGTACTTCTCGCAAAGCTTTAGGTGAAGTTCCACCTTATCATCTGGATCCGCCTCGACGTAGTTAGGGTACCACCCTCTTTTTTGCAAGCTCTCCAATTTTTCTGACGACTCCTTCCGGCACCTCAAGCCTTATTTCCACGTACGTGTCTTATTGACCTGTTATAAACTCATCCTATACCTCGTTTACCACCCCGCTCTCCGCCCCTCGTCGTTTAAGAGTTTCTTTAAAAAAGTGCCGTTACGTCTTTTGGCTCTTCGCTGTTTTGATAAAATAACTATTTAAAATGGGGAGAGTGGGCGTTTATGGATAGGGTGCTTGTAATTGGCGATGGGGCTCGGGAACACGCATTGGCGTGGGGGCTTGCGAGGAGCGGGGTTAGGCTCTACGCCTTGATGGGGCACCTCAACCCGGGCGTTGCCCAGCTGGTGAGGGAGAGCGGGGGGTCGTACCGGCTTGGCTCCCCGACTAGCGCAGCGGAGGCGGTTAAGGCGGCTGAGGAGTTCTCCCCAGACCTAGTGGTGGTTGGGCCGGAGGAGCCTCTCTTCGCTGGGGTCTCCGACGCGCTTAGGGAGAGAGGCTTCATAACTCTAGGCGCGTCTTCTGGGGTGGCCATTATTGAACAGAGGAAGGACGTGGCGAGGGGCCTTCAGTGGAAGTACGGAGTCCCCGGGCGGCTGGTATACGGCGTATTCGCAGACGTCGCTGAGGCCTACTCCTTTGCCAAGGCCCTCGGCTCGGTGGCCATCAAGCCGGTTAGGCAGGCAGGTGGGAAGGGTGTGAGGGTGGTCTACGGGGAGGCCAAGTACCTAGACAGCACGCTTGACGAGGTCGTCGCCAGGGGGGCGCAGGAGGCAAAGGCCCAGCTGGCCTCGTACGGGGATGTGCCCCAGGCAGTGCTCGTGGAGGAGGCGGTGTGGGGGGTGGAGTACACGGTGCAGGCTCTTGTAGACGGCGAATCGGTCTTCGCGTTTCTCCCCGTACAGGACAACCCGCATGCCTACGAGCTTGGCCTTGGCCCGGAGTGCGGGGGCATGGGCACCGTCTCTCCCCTGCCGTTTATAGAAGAGGGGGAATTCCACGCGGCTGTTGAGGCGATTAAGGCGACGGCTGAGGCCGTGAGGCGCGAGTTCGGCGTGGAGTACGTGGGCGTCTTAAGTGGGCAGATGATGCTCACGGCAATGGGGCCTGTGGTTATTGAGTACTACAGCAGGTTCGGCGATCCTGAGGCCCTAAACGCCGTCTACCTCTACGACGGCGATCTCTACGACTTGTTCCTAAAAGCGGCGACTAAAAAGCTACACAAGGCTCAGCGCAGGTTCAAGGCGGAGTACACCGTGGTGAAGGCAATAGCCCCCCTGGGCTACCCCCTCGACAGGAGGCTGGCCGCGGGTAGGGTTTTCCACGTGGATTGGGACGCGGTGAGGCGTGCCGGCTGCCTAGTCTTCTTCGGCTCGGCAGAGCCTGCTGAGGGCGGCGGGTACAAGACGCTGGGCTCCCGCGCCGTTGAGATACTCGGCGCTGGGGCGACGCCAGAGGAGGCCTACGAAAGGGCTGAGAGGTGCGCCGCCGCCGTCAAGGGGGAGGGCCTTTTCTACCGGAGCGACATTGGCTCGCCGGAGTACATGGCGGCGATGAAACGCAAAGCGGAACAGGTAAGAGCTGTCTACAAGTGGCGCGGCGAGCGGGGGGAGCGCTTGGTGTGGGAGCCGGGCAAGGGGCTGATCCGCTTCGGGTGATATGTCCGCCGGCCTCTTAGCCATTTACAGCTTCG from Pyrobaculum arsenaticum DSM 13514 includes:
- a CDS encoding PaREP1 family protein, producing the protein MRCRKESSEKLESLQKRGWYPNYVEADPDDKVELHLKLCEKYLREAEQLTQKGGYVQASEKAWGAAAQIVDAVASKRGEELKSHGDLWRFVTKLRERLEMPSWPGCGTRLTAYTPTSTRRGPRRSLSKTQLKTSSLRREVETAHMTSPASI
- the purD gene encoding phosphoribosylamine--glycine ligase encodes the protein MDRVLVIGDGAREHALAWGLARSGVRLYALMGHLNPGVAQLVRESGGSYRLGSPTSAAEAVKAAEEFSPDLVVVGPEEPLFAGVSDALRERGFITLGASSGVAIIEQRKDVARGLQWKYGVPGRLVYGVFADVAEAYSFAKALGSVAIKPVRQAGGKGVRVVYGEAKYLDSTLDEVVARGAQEAKAQLASYGDVPQAVLVEEAVWGVEYTVQALVDGESVFAFLPVQDNPHAYELGLGPECGGMGTVSPLPFIEEGEFHAAVEAIKATAEAVRREFGVEYVGVLSGQMMLTAMGPVVIEYYSRFGDPEALNAVYLYDGDLYDLFLKAATKKLHKAQRRFKAEYTVVKAIAPLGYPLDRRLAAGRVFHVDWDAVRRAGCLVFFGSAEPAEGGGYKTLGSRAVEILGAGATPEEAYERAERCAAAVKGEGLFYRSDIGSPEYMAAMKRKAEQVRAVYKWRGERGERLVWEPGKGLIRFG